The following proteins are encoded in a genomic region of Sesamum indicum cultivar Zhongzhi No. 13 linkage group LG8, S_indicum_v1.0, whole genome shotgun sequence:
- the LOC105168046 gene encoding pentatricopeptide repeat-containing protein At4g16390, chloroplastic — protein MAYSLSSSPSSSLSRETHLFCNSLSPPDLFQLRIHKNLIFPLKIHPVKSSLRISSRVSLQELHANAVSQDSEIPDEKGVASSKSHVWVNPKSPRASKLRQKSYDFRYASLVKIAESLNSCSPVEEDVSTVLNILGDSVVEQDAVIILNNMSNPETARVVLNYFQKRLRVSREAVLYNVTLKVFRKCKDLNGAESLFSCMLEKGVKPDNVTFSTIISCARQCSLPEKAVEWFEKMPSFGCEPDEVTCSVMVDAYGRVGNVDVALSLYDRARSEKWRLDAVTFSTLIRIYGSMGNFDGCLNLYEEMKALGVRPNASVYNSLLDGMGRAKRPWQAKNIYREMVSSGIEPTWGTYAALIRAYGRARYGEDALAVYREMKEKGLEMSVVLYNTLLSTCADVGFTDEALEIFQDMKSSGTCSPDSWTFASLITIYSCSGKVEEAEATVAEMLEAGFEPNIFVLTSLVQCYGKAGRTDDVVRTFDRLLELGITPDERFCGCLLNVLTQTSNEELGKLTGCIEKANPKLGHVVKLIVHGENIEREILRREAGELFESIVAGVRKAYCNCLIDLCVNLNQLERACELLDLGLALEIYTDIMSRTPTQWSLHLKSLSLGAALTALHIWMNDLTKALENGEELPSLLGINTGHGKHKFSEKGLAGVFESHLKELNAPFHEAPDKVGWFLTTKVAATSWLESTRSNDVASA, from the coding sequence ATGGCGTACAGTCTGAGTTCCTCACCATCCTCTTCACTTTCCCGCGAAACCCATCTCTTCTGCAACTCTCTCTCGCCTCCCGACCTCTTTCAGCTCAGAATCCACAAGAATCTCATCTTTCCTCTCAAGATTCACCCCGTGAAATCATCTCTTCGTATATCCTCCAGGGTCTCTTTACAGGAACTACACGCCAACGCGGTCTCTCAAGACTCTGAAATCCCGGATGAAAAAGGTGTAGCTTCATCCAAGTCCCACGTCTGGGTCAATCCCAAGAGCCCCAGAGCCTCCAAGTTGAGGCAGAAATCTTATGATTTCAGGTATGCTTCTTTGGTTAAAATAGCCGAGTCTTTGAATTCTTGCAGCCCGGTAGAAGAGGATGTTTCTACTGTGTTGAATATTCTAGGGGATAGTGTAGTGGAACAGGATGCTGTGATTATTTTGAACAACATGTCGAATCCCGAAACTGCACGGGTAGTGCTTAATTACTTTCAGAAGAGGTTGAGAGTGAGTAGAGAAGCTGTTTTGTATAATGTGACTCTGAAAGTATTCAGAAAGTGTAAGGATTTAAATGGGGCGGAAAGTTTGTTCAGTTGCATGCTTGAAAAGGGGGTTAAGCCCGATAATGTTACTTTCTCGACGATAATCAGTTGTGCTAGGCAGTGTTCTTTGCCTGAAAAGGCGGTTGAGTGGTTTGAAAAAATGCCATCTTTTGGGTGTGAGCCTGATGAGGTGACTTGCTCGGTAATGGTTGATGCGTACGGGAGAGTTGGCAATGTGGATGTTGCTTTGAGTTTGTATGACAGGGCGAGGAGTGAGAAATGGCGTCTTGATGCTGTGACTTTTTCCACCTTGATCAGGATTTATGGGTCGATGGGGAATTTTGATGGATGCTTGAATTTGTACGAGGAAATGAAGGCCTTAGGAGTTAGGCCCAATGCATCTGTGTATAACTCGCTGTTGGATGGTATGGGAAGAGCCAAGAGGCCGTGGCAAGCCAAAAACATTTATAGGGAGATGGTTAGCAGTGGGATTGAGCCGACATGGGGTACTTATGCTGCATTAATCAGGGCCTATGGTAGGGCTCGATATGGCGAAGATGCACTTGCTGTGTATAGGGAGATGAAGGAGAAGGGACTGGAGATGAGTGTTGTTTTGTATAATACTCTTCTGTCCACCTGTGCTGATGTAGGATTTACAGATGAGGCGTTGGAGATCTTTCAGGATATGAAAAGTTCTGGGACCTGCTCTCCGGACAGTTGGACATTTGCCTCTTTGATTACAATATATTCTTGCAGTGGAAAAGTTGAAGAGGCAGAGGCGACAGTGGCTGAAATGTTGGAAGCTGGGTTTGAGCCTAACATCTTTGTCTTAACCTCACTTGTGCAGTGCTATGGGAAAGCTGGTCGTACAGATGATGTAGTGAGGACGTTTGATCGCCTGTTGGAGTTGGGCATAACTCCTGACGAGCGTTTCTGTGGTTGTCTTCTTAATGTACTAACTCAAACATCAAATGAAGAACTTGGCAAGCTGACTGGTTGCATTGAGAAGGCCAACCCAAAGCTTGGTCATGTTGTGAAGCTCATAGTTCATGGAGAAAACATTGAAAGAGAAATCTTGAGAAGAGAAGCAGGTGAACTCTTTGAGTCTATTGTTGCTGGTGTCCGAAAAGCATACTGCAATTGCTTGATTGATCTCTGTGTAAACCTGAATCAGTTGGAGAGAGCTTGTGAGTTGTTGGACCTTGGCCTTGCACTTGAAATCTACACTGATATAATGTCTAGAACTCCAACGCAATGGTCTTTGCACCTGAAGAGCCTTTCACTTGGGGCAGCCTTGACTGCACTCCATATATGGATGAATGACTTGACCAAAGCCCTTGAAAATGGGGAGGAATTGCCGTCTTTGCTTGGGATTAACACGGGGCATGGGAAACACAAGTTCTCTGAGAAAGGCCTAGCAGGCGTTTTTGAGTCGCATCTGAAGGAATTAAACGCTCCATTTCATGAGGCACCAGATAAAGTTGGCTGGTTTTTGACGACAAAGGTTGCAGCCACTTCATGGCTAGAGTCTACGCGTTCCAATGATGTAGCTTCTGCATAG